Proteins encoded within one genomic window of Nonomuraea gerenzanensis:
- a CDS encoding ABC transporter permease yields MDESDGEAMTMATEAVSVRVPARSAGHDLRAVKIVLHREMLRFVNDRTRMLSMLVQPVLWLFVMGTGLGSLVRGSIPGVDYRTFMYPGMISMTVIMTAMFSAGSIVWDREFGFLREMLVAPVSRGAIVIGKCLGGAVVAVGQGVIIVAMAPLVGVPYAPALIVTLLLEMFLAAFTITAFGVTLAARMKNMQTFFGLMQMAIMPMMFLSGAMFPLANLPSWLHVLTVVNPMTYAVDPMRQAVFGHLDVPAAAEAMLNPGVRWFGYQVPVGVELGIVAGLGVVLLGVAVLQFRRAE; encoded by the coding sequence GTGGATGAGAGCGATGGCGAGGCGATGACCATGGCGACAGAGGCCGTCAGCGTCCGGGTCCCGGCCCGCAGCGCCGGGCACGACCTCCGGGCCGTCAAGATCGTGCTGCACCGCGAGATGCTGCGCTTCGTCAACGACCGCACCCGCATGTTGTCGATGCTCGTCCAGCCCGTGCTCTGGCTGTTCGTCATGGGGACGGGGCTGGGCTCGCTGGTCCGGGGCTCCATCCCCGGGGTCGACTACCGGACCTTCATGTACCCCGGCATGATCTCCATGACCGTGATCATGACGGCCATGTTCTCGGCCGGCTCCATCGTGTGGGACCGCGAGTTCGGCTTCCTGCGCGAGATGCTCGTCGCACCCGTCTCGCGGGGCGCGATCGTGATCGGCAAGTGCCTCGGCGGGGCCGTCGTGGCCGTCGGGCAGGGCGTCATCATCGTGGCGATGGCGCCGCTGGTGGGGGTGCCGTACGCACCGGCGCTGATCGTCACGCTGCTGCTGGAGATGTTCCTGGCGGCGTTCACCATCACGGCCTTCGGGGTGACGCTGGCCGCCCGGATGAAGAACATGCAGACCTTCTTCGGGCTCATGCAGATGGCGATCATGCCGATGATGTTCCTGTCGGGGGCGATGTTCCCGCTGGCCAACCTGCCGTCGTGGCTGCACGTGCTGACCGTGGTCAACCCGATGACGTACGCGGTGGACCCGATGCGGCAGGCCGTGTTCGGGCATCTGGACGTGCCGGCGGCGGCTGAGGCGATGTTGAACCCGGGGGTGCGGTGGTTCGGATATCAGGTGCCGGTGGGGGTGGAGCTGGGGATCGTGGCGGGGTTGGGGGTGGTGTTGCTGGGGGTGGCGGTTCTTCAGTTCAGGAGGGCCGAGTAG
- the corA gene encoding magnesium/cobalt transporter CorA, which translates to MARVKGFRRSGDVREEAPEHSMDPRAAEERPYRPTVIDNAIYQDGERVDNPGSLADAFERLKQMPDAMAWIGLYRPKEWELVKLGEEFELHELALEDAIVGSQRPKADRYGDTLFVVLRAARYLDDVEEVAFGEVHVFVGPNFVITVRHAEAPDLQAVRKRMESDPELLRQGPQAVLYAILDAVVDGYAPVVAGLQKDIEEIEVQVFGGDPSVSRRVYELSGEVIEFQRATAPLVGMIHGFIAGARKYGVTDELQSYLRDVADHAITVTERISSFRQMLQSIMVVNSTLVTQAQNAEMARMTEASIQQGEEVKKISAWAAILFAPTLVGTVYGMNFDFMPETHWAFGYPFAIVLMAAVCVALYTVFKRRNWL; encoded by the coding sequence ATGGCCAGGGTCAAGGGGTTCAGGCGCAGCGGGGACGTACGCGAGGAGGCGCCCGAGCACTCGATGGACCCGCGTGCGGCCGAGGAGCGCCCCTATCGCCCGACGGTCATCGACAACGCGATCTACCAGGACGGCGAGCGGGTCGACAACCCCGGCTCGCTCGCCGACGCCTTCGAACGCCTCAAGCAGATGCCGGACGCGATGGCCTGGATCGGGCTGTACCGGCCGAAGGAGTGGGAGCTGGTCAAGCTCGGCGAGGAGTTCGAGCTGCACGAGCTGGCGCTGGAGGACGCCATCGTCGGCTCGCAGCGCCCCAAGGCCGACCGCTACGGCGACACGCTGTTCGTGGTGCTGCGCGCCGCGCGTTACCTCGACGACGTGGAGGAGGTCGCCTTCGGCGAGGTGCACGTCTTCGTCGGCCCCAACTTCGTCATCACCGTCCGCCACGCCGAGGCCCCTGACCTCCAGGCCGTCCGCAAGCGCATGGAGTCCGACCCCGAGCTGCTGCGGCAGGGCCCGCAGGCCGTCCTGTACGCCATCCTCGACGCCGTGGTCGACGGGTACGCGCCGGTGGTGGCCGGGCTGCAGAAGGACATCGAGGAGATCGAGGTCCAGGTCTTCGGCGGCGACCCGTCGGTCTCGCGGCGCGTGTACGAGCTGTCGGGCGAGGTGATCGAGTTCCAGCGGGCGACGGCGCCGCTGGTCGGTATGATCCACGGGTTCATCGCGGGGGCGCGCAAGTACGGGGTGACGGACGAGCTGCAGAGCTACCTGCGCGACGTGGCCGACCACGCGATCACCGTGACGGAGCGGATCTCGTCCTTCCGCCAGATGTTGCAGAGCATCATGGTCGTCAACTCCACCCTGGTCACCCAGGCCCAGAACGCGGAGATGGCCCGGATGACCGAGGCCAGCATCCAGCAGGGCGAGGAGGTCAAGAAGATCTCCGCCTGGGCCGCCATCCTCTTCGCCCCCACCCTGGTCGGCACCGTGTACGGGATGAACTTCGACTTCATGCCCGAGACGCACTGGGCGTTCGGCTACCCGTTCGCCATCGTGCTCATGGCGGCGGTCTGCGTGGCGCTCTACACGGTCTTCAAACGCCGCAACTGGCTCTGA
- a CDS encoding PadR family transcriptional regulator, whose translation MRDHHEFWEPPRPVPPPFPTPGPMPMPFPGGAPLPPPHFVHREQPAPRIRRGDVRAALLALLHEGPQNGYQMIQGIEERSRGVWRPSPGSVYPALQQLEDEGLVTGDESGGRRTYRLTEQGRAQAARHAEEAPWEEVARTVPDDHHELRLLWAQLNEAFGHLVRTGGDHQLAEAKKLIKQTRRSVFQILAED comes from the coding sequence ATGCGCGACCATCACGAGTTCTGGGAGCCCCCCCGGCCCGTACCACCGCCCTTCCCCACGCCGGGGCCGATGCCGATGCCCTTCCCGGGGGGCGCGCCGCTGCCGCCCCCGCACTTCGTCCACAGAGAGCAGCCCGCGCCCCGCATCCGCCGCGGCGACGTCAGGGCGGCCCTGCTGGCGCTGCTCCACGAGGGGCCGCAGAACGGCTACCAGATGATCCAGGGCATCGAGGAGCGCAGCCGCGGGGTGTGGCGGCCCAGCCCGGGGTCGGTCTATCCGGCGTTGCAGCAGCTGGAGGACGAGGGCCTGGTCACCGGGGACGAGTCGGGCGGGCGCCGTACGTACCGGCTGACCGAGCAGGGCCGCGCCCAGGCCGCCAGGCACGCCGAGGAGGCGCCGTGGGAGGAGGTGGCCCGTACGGTGCCCGACGACCACCACGAGCTGCGGCTGCTGTGGGCCCAGCTCAACGAGGCGTTCGGCCACCTGGTCCGCACGGGCGGCGACCACCAGCTCGCCGAGGCCAAGAAGCTGATCAAGCAGACCCGCAGATCCGTCTTCCAGATCCTCGCGGAGGACTAG
- a CDS encoding IclR family transcriptional regulator: protein MKNRPPYALGSVDNALLVLHMLRDRGRVQVTDVAGELGIARSTAHRLLAMLVYRDFAVQDEQHTYLPGPFLASTPAVPGGSALRELRARTRPAMEALCARVQETVNLVVRVGAEVRFLDSVESAQLLHVGDRRGTILPAHLASGGKALLADLPPEELWDLYEHLPARDRAVLTHELAEVRARGHALNIEGTEQGVSAIGAALRNGRGTAVGAFSISVPSARFDADRVATYTEELRRAVSEAELRLIGFPD, encoded by the coding sequence GTGAAGAACAGGCCCCCGTACGCCCTGGGCTCGGTGGACAACGCGCTGCTCGTCCTGCACATGCTGCGCGACCGTGGCCGCGTGCAGGTCACCGACGTGGCCGGCGAGCTGGGCATCGCCCGCTCCACCGCGCACCGGCTGCTGGCGATGCTGGTCTACCGCGACTTCGCCGTGCAGGACGAGCAGCACACGTACCTGCCGGGGCCGTTCCTCGCCTCGACCCCGGCCGTCCCGGGCGGCTCCGCCCTGCGCGAGCTGCGCGCCCGCACCCGGCCCGCGATGGAGGCCCTGTGCGCCCGCGTCCAGGAGACGGTGAACCTCGTCGTCAGGGTCGGCGCGGAGGTGCGCTTCCTGGACAGCGTGGAGTCCGCGCAGCTCCTGCACGTGGGCGACCGGCGCGGCACCATCCTGCCCGCGCACCTGGCCTCGGGCGGCAAGGCGCTGCTCGCGGACCTGCCGCCCGAGGAGCTGTGGGACCTGTACGAGCACCTGCCGGCCAGGGACCGCGCGGTCCTGACGCACGAGCTGGCCGAGGTGCGCGCCCGTGGCCACGCGCTCAACATCGAGGGCACCGAGCAGGGCGTCTCGGCCATCGGCGCGGCCCTGCGCAACGGCCGCGGCACCGCCGTGGGCGCCTTCTCCATCTCGGTCCCCTCGGCCAGGTTCGACGCCGACCGGGTGGCGACGTACACGGAGGAGCTGCGCCGCGCCGTCAGCGAGGCGGAGCTGCGGCTGATCGGCTTCCCCGACTGA
- a CDS encoding thiamine pyrophosphate-dependent enzyme — MARDTVETHFTETVSALEAGPARDPALPVREGTSLTGERCRSLFWRQLDSRLLDIAARWLRERDEGHYTIGSAGHEGNAAVAAALRPTDPALLHYRSGAFYLTRSEQAGRVPEQGIRDVLKGLTAAADEPIAGGRHKVFGHPDLAVIPQTSTIASHLPRAVGVAFAIERAGTLDVPGAWPRDAVAVCSFGDASVNHASALSGLNTAAYATFQGQPLPLLFVCEDNGIGISVRTPRGWVEAAARRPGIEYIAADGCDLPAAYDAAAEAVRHVRERRSPVFLHLSTVRLMGHAGSDVESAYRTQREIRADLADDPLVRTAALLVGAGLITPDELLKRYESAREHVLKIAEETARGPRLSSAKEIMEPIAPRNPDLIAKISPMAATAAAREKAFAGALPEDDKPMTLSQAINRTLADGLAAYPEMTVFGEDVAKKGGVYGVTRGLQKRFGGGRVFDTLLDEQAILGLALGSGVSKLLPVPEIQYLAYLHNALDQIRGEAATLSFFSRGAYTNPMVVRVAGYAYQKGFGGHFHNDNAVAALRDIPGLVIASPARPDDASAMLRTCLAAARTSGSVCVFLEPIALYHTRDLFDTGDGGWLAPYAPPARWAETHVPIGRARSYGDGRDLTIVTFGNGVRMSLRAAVRLTQEGYGCRVLDLRWLAPLPIEDLLRSAELTGNVLIADETRRTGAVSEGIVAELLDAGFSGKIGRVTSSDSFVPLGRAADLVLLSEEEIEQAARKLLG; from the coding sequence GTGGCGCGCGACACAGTTGAGACTCACTTCACCGAGACGGTTTCGGCACTCGAGGCGGGGCCTGCGCGAGATCCGGCGCTGCCGGTGCGCGAGGGCACGTCGCTGACCGGGGAGCGGTGCAGGTCGCTCTTCTGGCGCCAGCTCGACAGCAGGCTGCTCGACATCGCGGCCCGCTGGCTGCGCGAGCGCGACGAGGGCCACTACACGATCGGCTCCGCCGGTCACGAGGGCAACGCGGCCGTGGCCGCCGCCCTGCGGCCCACCGACCCCGCCCTGCTCCACTACCGCTCGGGCGCCTTCTACCTGACCAGGTCCGAGCAGGCGGGCCGGGTGCCCGAGCAGGGCATCCGCGACGTGCTGAAGGGCCTGACCGCCGCCGCCGACGAGCCCATCGCGGGCGGCCGGCACAAGGTCTTCGGCCATCCCGACCTGGCCGTCATCCCGCAGACCTCCACGATCGCCAGCCACCTGCCGAGGGCCGTGGGCGTGGCGTTCGCCATCGAGCGGGCCGGCACGCTCGACGTGCCCGGCGCCTGGCCGCGCGACGCGGTGGCGGTGTGCAGCTTCGGCGACGCCTCCGTCAACCACGCCAGCGCTCTGTCCGGGCTCAACACCGCCGCCTACGCCACCTTCCAGGGGCAGCCGCTGCCGCTGCTGTTCGTGTGCGAGGACAACGGCATCGGCATCAGCGTGCGCACCCCCAGGGGCTGGGTGGAGGCGGCCGCGCGGCGGCCCGGCATCGAGTACATCGCCGCCGACGGCTGCGACCTGCCCGCCGCGTACGACGCCGCCGCCGAAGCCGTCCGGCACGTACGCGAGCGGCGCTCGCCGGTGTTCCTGCACCTGTCGACCGTGCGGCTCATGGGGCACGCGGGCTCCGACGTCGAGTCGGCCTACCGCACGCAGCGCGAGATCAGGGCCGACCTGGCCGACGACCCGCTGGTGCGGACCGCCGCGCTGCTGGTGGGGGCTGGGCTGATCACGCCGGACGAGCTGCTCAAGCGGTACGAGTCGGCGCGCGAGCACGTCCTGAAGATCGCCGAGGAGACGGCGCGCGGCCCGCGGCTGAGCTCCGCCAAGGAGATCATGGAGCCGATCGCCCCGCGCAACCCGGACCTGATCGCCAAGATCAGCCCGATGGCGGCCACGGCGGCGGCCAGGGAGAAGGCGTTCGCCGGGGCGCTGCCCGAGGACGACAAGCCGATGACGCTCTCCCAGGCGATCAACCGCACGCTCGCCGACGGGCTGGCCGCCTATCCGGAGATGACGGTGTTCGGCGAGGACGTCGCCAAGAAGGGCGGCGTGTACGGCGTGACCCGCGGGCTGCAGAAGCGCTTCGGCGGCGGGCGGGTGTTCGACACGCTGCTCGACGAGCAGGCCATCCTGGGGCTGGCGCTCGGCTCCGGCGTCTCGAAGCTGCTGCCGGTGCCCGAGATCCAGTATCTGGCCTACCTGCACAACGCGCTCGACCAGATCCGCGGGGAGGCGGCCACGCTGTCGTTCTTCTCGCGCGGCGCCTACACCAACCCGATGGTGGTGCGGGTGGCCGGCTACGCCTACCAGAAGGGGTTCGGCGGGCACTTCCACAACGACAACGCGGTGGCCGCGCTGCGTGACATCCCGGGGCTGGTGATCGCCTCCCCCGCCAGGCCCGACGACGCCTCGGCCATGCTGCGCACCTGCCTGGCGGCGGCGCGTACGTCGGGGTCGGTCTGCGTGTTCCTGGAGCCGATCGCGCTGTACCACACGCGTGACCTGTTCGACACGGGCGACGGCGGGTGGCTGGCGCCGTACGCGCCGCCCGCGCGCTGGGCGGAGACGCACGTGCCGATCGGACGGGCGCGCTCCTACGGCGACGGGCGCGACCTGACGATCGTGACGTTCGGCAACGGGGTGCGGATGAGCCTGCGCGCCGCGGTGCGGCTGACCCAGGAGGGCTACGGGTGCCGCGTGCTCGACCTGCGCTGGCTGGCCCCGCTGCCGATCGAGGACCTGCTGCGCTCGGCCGAGCTGACCGGCAACGTGCTCATCGCCGACGAGACCCGGCGCACCGGCGCGGTCTCGGAGGGGATCGTGGCCGAGCTGCTCGACGCCGGGTTCAGCGGGAAGATCGGGCGGGTCACCTCGTCCGACAGCTTCGTCCCGCTCGGCCGGGCGGCCGATCTCGTGCTGCTGTCGGAGGAGGAGATCGAGCAGGCGGCGCGCAAGCTACTGGGTTGA
- a CDS encoding serine/threonine-protein kinase, producing the protein MLPVEDAPGYRVLDQAGQGGFAVVYRAYQERLDRVVALKVLSVDRVDQRTMRRFQRELQLTGRLTGHPNVVTVFDTGVTRSGKPYIAMDFFEHGSLRDKIRKEGPLPLPDVLRAGVKLAGALAAVHDAGVLHGDIKPQNILISRYGEPAIADFGVARVVDSAEISATSQAFTPLHAAPEVLTGRPHSASTDIYSLGSTLYHLLAGQPAFHNPSDPSIAPLMYRVLSLEPPPINRPDVPGAVFAAILRAMSKEPGARYGSARELARHLQALQAELGLPVTDLVGLDAAPPQRLDAGPPPPANTGFPSTGHHLPPTPVQQSPPAPAHLPPAPAHHGPPAPAHHGPPAPAHQGSHAAATHPTGTTTSRTGRMILIGGTTAAVVVAGTALAVHLSMQPPATTTRPTTTTTTDPQQQGTTDTQEPIGEKQVAALAPRQVKVTDQGALVELRWSLPAGARDYPVVVQRSPVKQGEQAITPLQQGATSTRVAGLDPDTGYCFLVGVPLRISESSTVAWSKPACIRGAVARSTQ; encoded by the coding sequence GTGCTGCCAGTCGAGGACGCACCCGGCTACCGGGTACTCGATCAGGCGGGCCAGGGCGGGTTCGCCGTCGTGTACCGCGCCTACCAGGAACGCCTCGACCGGGTCGTGGCGCTGAAGGTGCTGTCCGTGGACCGGGTGGACCAGCGCACGATGCGCAGGTTCCAGCGCGAGCTGCAGCTCACCGGCCGCCTCACCGGCCACCCGAACGTCGTGACCGTCTTCGACACCGGCGTGACGCGCTCCGGCAAGCCGTACATCGCGATGGACTTCTTCGAGCACGGTTCCCTGCGCGACAAGATCCGCAAGGAGGGCCCGCTTCCGCTGCCCGACGTGCTGCGGGCCGGCGTCAAGCTGGCCGGCGCGCTGGCCGCCGTGCACGACGCGGGCGTCCTGCACGGCGACATCAAGCCGCAGAACATCCTCATCTCCCGGTACGGCGAGCCCGCGATCGCCGACTTCGGCGTGGCCCGGGTCGTGGACTCCGCGGAGATCTCGGCCACCTCCCAGGCCTTCACCCCGCTGCACGCCGCCCCCGAGGTGCTCACCGGCCGGCCCCACTCGGCCTCCACCGACATCTACTCGCTCGGCTCGACCCTCTACCACCTGCTGGCGGGGCAGCCCGCCTTCCACAACCCGTCGGATCCGTCGATCGCGCCGCTGATGTACCGGGTGCTCAGCCTGGAACCGCCGCCGATCAACCGGCCGGACGTGCCGGGGGCGGTGTTCGCGGCGATCCTGCGGGCGATGTCCAAGGAGCCGGGGGCGCGGTACGGGTCCGCCCGCGAGCTCGCCCGGCACCTCCAGGCGTTGCAGGCCGAGCTGGGCCTGCCCGTCACCGACCTCGTCGGTCTGGACGCCGCCCCGCCCCAGCGCCTGGACGCCGGCCCGCCTCCGCCCGCGAACACCGGCTTTCCGAGCACCGGCCACCACCTGCCGCCCACGCCCGTCCAGCAGAGCCCGCCCGCGCCCGCCCACCTGCCACCCGCACCCGCTCATCACGGCCCGCCCGCACCCGCTCATCACGGCCCGCCCGCGCCCGCCCACCAGGGCTCGCACGCGGCGGCCACCCACCCCACCGGCACCACCACCTCCCGCACCGGCAGGATGATTTTGATCGGCGGCACGACCGCCGCCGTGGTGGTCGCCGGCACGGCCCTGGCGGTCCACCTCTCGATGCAGCCCCCCGCCACCACCACCCGGCCCACCACGACCACCACCACCGACCCACAGCAGCAAGGCACCACAGACACGCAGGAGCCGATCGGCGAGAAGCAGGTGGCCGCCCTGGCCCCCCGCCAGGTCAAGGTGACCGACCAGGGAGCCCTGGTGGAGCTGCGCTGGTCGCTGCCCGCCGGCGCCCGCGACTACCCGGTGGTCGTCCAGCGCTCCCCGGTCAAGCAGGGCGAGCAGGCCATCACCCCCCTGCAGCAGGGCGCCACCTCCACGCGGGTCGCCGGCCTGGACCCCGACACCGGCTACTGCTTCCTGGTGGGCGTGCCGCTGCGCATCTCGGAGAGCTCCACCGTCGCCTGGTCGAAGCCGGCCTGCATCAGGGGCGCCGTGGCCAGGTCAACCCAGTAG
- a CDS encoding ATP-binding cassette domain-containing protein: MAADAAVTVRGLRKAYGKIEAVKGVDFEVRPGEVFGFLGPNGAGKTTTISMLCTLVNPTGGSATVAGHDVVKERDEVRRNIGLVFQDPTLDGYLSAEQNLRFHAELYGVPRSVVGDRIHQVMEMVALWDRKDAKVMTFSGGMKRRLEIARGLLHSPRVLFLDEPTVGLDPQTRSAIWGYINQLRLREDITIFMTTHYMDEAEYCDRIAIIDHGEIVVIDSPEALKASVGKDRVQIQTADDTAAIKALRDRFGLEAAVHEGAVTFAVASGEQFVPRLFAELGMPIKSVSVSRPSLDDVFMSYTGSTIRDAEEGDGNMAWMRAMARR, encoded by the coding sequence ATGGCGGCCGACGCGGCGGTGACCGTACGCGGGTTACGCAAGGCGTACGGGAAGATCGAGGCCGTCAAGGGCGTCGACTTCGAGGTGCGTCCCGGCGAGGTCTTCGGCTTCCTCGGCCCGAACGGCGCCGGCAAGACCACCACCATCAGCATGCTCTGCACCCTCGTGAACCCGACCGGCGGCAGCGCCACGGTGGCCGGGCACGACGTGGTCAAGGAGCGCGACGAGGTGCGCAGGAACATCGGCCTCGTCTTCCAGGACCCCACCCTCGACGGCTACCTCAGCGCCGAGCAGAACCTGCGCTTCCACGCCGAGCTGTACGGCGTGCCCAGGAGCGTGGTCGGCGACCGGATCCACCAGGTGATGGAGATGGTCGCGCTGTGGGACCGCAAGGACGCCAAGGTGATGACGTTCTCCGGCGGCATGAAGCGGCGGCTGGAGATCGCGCGCGGCCTGCTGCACTCGCCGCGCGTGCTCTTCCTCGACGAGCCCACCGTCGGCCTCGACCCGCAGACCCGCTCGGCCATCTGGGGGTACATCAACCAGCTGCGGCTGCGCGAGGACATCACCATCTTCATGACCACCCACTACATGGACGAGGCCGAGTACTGCGACCGGATCGCGATCATCGACCACGGCGAGATCGTCGTCATCGACTCGCCGGAGGCGCTCAAGGCCAGCGTCGGCAAGGACCGCGTGCAGATCCAGACCGCCGACGACACCGCGGCGATCAAGGCCCTGCGCGACCGGTTCGGGCTGGAGGCGGCCGTGCACGAGGGCGCGGTGACGTTCGCGGTGGCCTCCGGCGAGCAGTTCGTGCCCCGGCTGTTCGCCGAGCTCGGCATGCCGATCAAGTCGGTGAGCGTCTCCCGGCCGTCCCTCGACGACGTGTTCATGTCCTATACCGGCTCCACGATCCGCGACGCCGAGGAAGGCGACGGGAACATGGCGTGGATGAGAGCGATGGCGAGGCGATGA
- a CDS encoding SACE_7040 family transcriptional regulator, translated as MTTASDTPTRSRRNRRAEILEAAARLFAARGFHGVSIEDIGAAVGVSGPALYRHFDGKDALLSEMLLDISSRLRESAVTVVTGSPGPEETLDALLDVQIAFATDHPALIIVHDRELGNVPEPARRQIRRLQRLYVEEWVTVLAELHPACPAARLRAATHAVFGLLNSTPHSAGELPAQDMRPMLHAMARAAIAACAR; from the coding sequence GTGACCACCGCCTCCGACACCCCTACCCGCAGCCGGCGCAACAGGCGCGCGGAGATCCTCGAGGCGGCCGCCCGGCTGTTCGCGGCGCGCGGTTTCCACGGCGTCTCGATCGAGGACATCGGCGCCGCGGTCGGCGTCTCGGGCCCGGCCCTCTACCGCCACTTCGACGGCAAGGACGCGCTGCTGTCGGAGATGCTGCTCGACATCAGCTCCCGCCTGCGCGAGTCGGCCGTCACGGTCGTGACCGGCTCCCCCGGCCCGGAGGAGACCCTGGACGCCCTGCTCGACGTGCAGATCGCGTTCGCGACCGACCACCCCGCCCTGATCATCGTGCACGACAGGGAGCTGGGCAACGTGCCCGAGCCCGCCCGCCGGCAGATCAGGCGGCTGCAGCGGCTCTACGTCGAGGAGTGGGTGACGGTGCTGGCCGAGCTGCATCCGGCCTGCCCGGCGGCGCGGCTGCGGGCGGCCACGCACGCGGTCTTCGGCCTGCTGAACTCGACCCCGCACAGCGCGGGCGAGCTGCCCGCCCAGGACATGCGGCCGATGCTGCACGCGATGGCCCGCGCGGCCATCGCCGCGTGCGCCCGTTAA
- a CDS encoding nuclear transport factor 2 family protein gives MNDRHVALISAFYDALGRADFAAMERCYHPEVSYGDPIFQEVEGRDRVMRMWRLQLGVRDGLKSEYRDVTADSFTATAHWTARYTFHSTGREVVNEIDSLFRFEDDLIVRHHDEFDFRKWSKMALGRPHGLLFGWTPMWRKTIRDRATQRLDEMSPS, from the coding sequence GTGAACGATCGGCACGTGGCGCTCATCAGCGCCTTCTACGACGCTCTGGGCCGCGCGGACTTCGCGGCCATGGAGCGCTGCTACCACCCTGAGGTCAGCTACGGCGATCCCATCTTCCAGGAGGTCGAGGGGCGCGACAGGGTGATGCGCATGTGGCGGCTCCAGCTCGGCGTGCGCGACGGGTTGAAGTCGGAGTACCGCGACGTGACGGCCGACAGCTTCACGGCGACCGCCCACTGGACCGCTCGCTACACCTTCCACAGCACCGGCCGCGAGGTCGTCAACGAGATCGACTCGCTGTTCCGATTCGAGGACGACCTGATTGTTCGCCACCACGACGAGTTCGATTTCCGCAAATGGTCGAAAATGGCACTTGGTAGGCCACATGGGTTGTTGTTCGGATGGACCCCGATGTGGCGCAAGACCATCAGAGACCGCGCGACACAGCGACTCGACGAGATGAGCCCGTCGTAA
- a CDS encoding M50 family metallopeptidase, which produces MDKFWAHLIKVQPDPDPWVVAVSALVALVIVGFRMPWQVSRGLITIAHEGGHALMALLTRRKLEGIRLHSDTSGVTLTRGRPTGPGMVLTALAGYLAPPLLGLGAAWLTEQGRISLLIWGVLLLLVCMLLLIRNLYGALILLVTGGAVFALIMYAPADIQQVVAMVAAWFLLFGGIRPIIELQHKRRRRQARDSDADQLARLTFLPGGFYVFFFLLVSLMSVAFGAYLMNPL; this is translated from the coding sequence ATGGACAAGTTCTGGGCCCACCTGATCAAGGTTCAGCCTGACCCCGACCCCTGGGTCGTGGCGGTCTCGGCTCTCGTCGCGCTGGTGATCGTCGGCTTCCGCATGCCCTGGCAGGTGTCCAGGGGGCTGATCACGATCGCCCACGAGGGCGGCCACGCGCTGATGGCGCTGCTCACCCGGCGCAAGCTGGAAGGCATCCGCCTGCACTCCGACACCTCGGGCGTGACGCTCACCAGAGGCAGGCCCACCGGGCCCGGCATGGTCCTGACCGCGCTCGCGGGCTACCTGGCGCCCCCGCTGCTCGGGCTGGGCGCCGCCTGGCTGACCGAGCAGGGCCGCATCTCGCTGCTGATCTGGGGCGTGCTGCTGCTCCTGGTCTGCATGCTGCTGCTGATCCGCAACCTGTACGGGGCGCTGATCCTGCTGGTCACGGGTGGCGCCGTGTTCGCCCTGATCATGTACGCGCCGGCCGACATCCAGCAGGTCGTGGCCATGGTCGCGGCGTGGTTCCTGCTGTTCGGCGGGATCCGGCCGATCATCGAGCTGCAGCACAAGCGGCGCCGCCGCCAGGCCAGGGACTCCGACGCCGACCAGCTCGCCCGGCTGACGTTCCTGCCCGGCGGGTTCTACGTGTTCTTCTTCCTGCTGGTGTCGCTGATGTCCGTGGCGTTCGGCGCGTACCTCATGAACCCGCTCTAG